The genomic interval AGGTAATTATATTACTGTTTCTGGCTTAGTTTTTCAAAATCCCTCAAACTTAGTTGTAAGTGGTTCTACAATTGAACCTATATTTGAGTTGAATCAATGTGATAATTGTCAAGTTATTAATAACAAAATTGATGCTTATAATGGTACAGATGCTCAAAAAACGATGAAGTTTAAGTGGGTATATATTGTTGATGGTCAGTATAATGAAATTGCCCATAATTCTTTTATTGGAAAACATGGAGTAGGTAGTATTATCAATGATAACAGATCCTTAGCGAATGCAGATTATTTGAAAATTCATCATAATTATTTTGCTGACAGAACACCGGTAAACAATGATATAAATGGATTAAATGATCAAGATGCAATTAGAATTGGAACAAGTACAACTTCTTTATCAGATTCTTATTCAGAGGTTTATAATAACTTTTTTTACAATTGGTCTGGTGAAGTAGAAATCATATCTAACAAAAGTGGAAAAAACAAATACTATAACAATACCTTTAGAGATTATCAAGGTACACTTACATTAAGACACGGTAATGGATGTGAGGTTTTTAACAACTACTTTTTTGCAAATAATAACTCATTTACTGGCGGTGTTAGGATTATTGGAGAAGACCATAAAGTATATAACAACTATATTCAAGGTATTAATTCATTTAAACCTAGTGGATCTTCATCCAACGTAACTGGTGGAATTAATGTAATGAATGGAGTAACAAATTCAGCTTTAAATCAATATTATCAAGTAAAAAATGTTCAAGTAGTAAACAATACTTTGGTAAATTGTGATTATGCAATAAGAGTTGGTACTTCTTTAGGAGGTACAGAAGAACCAGAAAATTTGAAGGTTGCAAACAATATTATGTATAATACAAGTAAAAATGCATACCAAATAAAAACTTCGCCTTCTGGAGCTTCTATTGCTGAAGGAAATATAACCCAAAATGGAAGTTGGGATTTAACCAATAATACAAATAATAATAAAACTGTTAGTTCTGGATTAATAAAATCTAGTTTAGATTTTTATAGAATTCCTTCAACAAGTCCAGCAATTGACGCGGGTGTTGGATCTTATACTTTTTTAACTAACGATATTTTAGGTTCTAGCAGAACATCAAGTTTTGATGCGGGAGCTGAAGAATTTGGAGGTTCTGGAAATAACATTCCATATATTGTTGCAGATGTTGGAAATAAAGTAGGTTTTTTATCAGTAAACAATGCTTCTTTAAATGTTGAAAAAAATTCATTAAAAGAACTTGGAATAAAAGTTTATCCTATACCAACAAATACTTTTTTATCAATTAATTCACAAAAAGAAACTATAGGTAAAATTGAGGTTTATGACATTCAAGGAAAGTTGTTATTAAAGAAAGAAAGCAATAATCAATTAGAAAAAATTAACACTTTAGAATTCAAACCAGGAATTTACATTCTTAAAATTAAAGGAGTGTATTCAAGATTTATTGTAAATTGAAAAATCTTTAATTAGATGACTTTTTATGAATAAACTTTTGCTTTTTCTTGTGCTACTATTTGCAACACAAACATTTTCTCAATCTAATTGGAAAAGTTTTAAAAAATTATCTGGACCAAAACAATGGTGGGTAATTTGGCATCCATTTAAAGCAAAAAAATCACATGAAATTTCTAAAGAGGTTACTAGAATTTCTGATTCGATCATAAAATCTAACTTATTAGATGGTGATGCTTCTGGTGGACAAGTAGATGCTTTTAGACATGCCTATTGGATGGCAAGATTAAAGCAAGAAATAGGAGAATCTGCCGCAAGAAAATTAGGAAAATCTCACGAAAAAGAAAATTATCAGACGTACAAAAAACAAAAACTAGAAGACGGAATTGTACCCGATAAGATTTCTTCAGAAATGGATCTACATAATAATGAAGAAGGTTTAAAACTAGTTTCTAAAGGAGGAAAAACACCAAGAAAAGGATTGATTTACCGAATTGTAAATGCAATTCAAGCTGGTAAAATGAAAGTGATAAAAAAAGATGAAAGAGGAAATTTTCTAACTTGTGAAGGCAAAACGATAACACCAAAATCTTTACAAGGGAAATGGAAAAATGATAAGTGTTTGGTAAGTTCAAGTATTTTACCTTTTGAATAAAATATTTACTACTCCTTGAAAATAAAGAAAAAGCCTATAAGCTTTACATATCATTAAAACATGTAAAGAAAATTGATTTTTCTTTACATGAAATATTATATATTTGTAAAACGTGTAAAGAGAATTAAATTTTCTTTACACAAGGTAATAATATATAAAAAAGAACCAAAAATATTAATATGATTTGGAAACCATCTAATTTGCCATATGATAAAGATTTAGAAACCAGGGTTGTTCTTAAAAAGTTAGCTGGGGCTCATCGAGCTTTAGCAGAATTG from Lutibacter sp. Hel_I_33_5 carries:
- a CDS encoding chondroitinase-B domain-containing protein, producing MKHIFLKKGLLLLLLVSFINVKSQTIVNNSSELQSAISSATAGSKILLADGTWNNIFININKNGTDSQPIIITAQNLGAAFMTGNSRVYMRGNYITVSGLVFQNPSNLVVSGSTIEPIFELNQCDNCQVINNKIDAYNGTDAQKTMKFKWVYIVDGQYNEIAHNSFIGKHGVGSIINDNRSLANADYLKIHHNYFADRTPVNNDINGLNDQDAIRIGTSTTSLSDSYSEVYNNFFYNWSGEVEIISNKSGKNKYYNNTFRDYQGTLTLRHGNGCEVFNNYFFANNNSFTGGVRIIGEDHKVYNNYIQGINSFKPSGSSSNVTGGINVMNGVTNSALNQYYQVKNVQVVNNTLVNCDYAIRVGTSLGGTEEPENLKVANNIMYNTSKNAYQIKTSPSGASIAEGNITQNGSWDLTNNTNNNKTVSSGLIKSSLDFYRIPSTSPAIDAGVGSYTFLTNDILGSSRTSSFDAGAEEFGGSGNNIPYIVADVGNKVGFLSVNNASLNVEKNSLKELGIKVYPIPTNTFLSINSQKETIGKIEVYDIQGKLLLKKESNNQLEKINTLEFKPGIYILKIKGVYSRFIVN